The Nocardioides panzhihuensis genome has a segment encoding these proteins:
- a CDS encoding pyridoxamine 5'-phosphate oxidase family protein, which produces MAADLDRHVRGILDDVAYLVLATSDPDGRPRTSPVYFSHDGYRAIYWVSAPDAQHSRNILRDPRVAGVIFDSSVPPGSGASAAYVTGMARQVPDFELEKRCQVAFRRLVGTARAFRPEELCGEASLRLYVMDVELWEAHLPGVDPDDETAPETRVEAHPEV; this is translated from the coding sequence ATGGCAGCTGATCTGGACAGACACGTCCGTGGAATCCTCGACGACGTCGCCTACCTGGTGCTGGCGACCTCGGACCCCGACGGGCGGCCGCGTACGTCGCCGGTCTACTTCTCGCACGACGGCTACCGGGCCATCTACTGGGTATCGGCGCCCGACGCCCAGCACTCCCGCAACATCCTCCGCGACCCGCGCGTTGCCGGGGTCATCTTCGACTCCTCGGTGCCGCCGGGTTCCGGGGCGAGTGCGGCGTACGTCACCGGGATGGCCCGCCAGGTGCCCGACTTCGAGCTCGAGAAGCGTTGCCAGGTGGCGTTTCGCCGACTGGTCGGGACGGCCCGGGCGTTCAGGCCCGAGGAGCTGTGCGGGGAGGCGTCATTGCGGCTCTACGTGATGGATGTCGAGCTCTGGGAGGCGCATCTTCCCGGTGTCGACCCGGACGACGAGACCGCGCCGGAGACCAGGGTCGAGGCCCACCCGGAGGTCTGA
- a CDS encoding DUF4232 domain-containing protein, translating into MRTESSESSALSEPAAADPSTPKCTNADLKAGYRATDAGAGSRFGEITLTNVSDRACALGGFGGLSYVGGDDGTQIGAPAARKGQWRTVMMKPGQVAVSAVAESTAENYPASKCKPANVDGFRVYVPDSYDSQFVRHETTGCADKNVSLLSHRAFH; encoded by the coding sequence GTGAGGACTGAGTCATCTGAGTCATCTGCTCTTTCTGAGCCTGCGGCGGCAGACCCGTCGACCCCGAAGTGCACCAACGCCGACCTGAAGGCCGGCTATCGTGCGACCGACGCGGGCGCGGGGTCGCGGTTCGGCGAGATCACGCTGACCAACGTCTCCGATCGCGCCTGTGCCCTGGGTGGTTTCGGCGGGCTCTCGTACGTCGGCGGCGACGACGGCACCCAGATCGGTGCGCCGGCGGCCCGCAAGGGCCAGTGGCGCACGGTGATGATGAAGCCCGGCCAGGTGGCGGTGAGCGCGGTCGCGGAGTCGACGGCCGAGAACTATCCGGCTTCGAAATGCAAGCCGGCCAACGTGGACGGGTTCCGGGTCTACGTGCCCGACTCCTACGACTCCCAGTTCGTCCGTCACGAGACGACCGGTTGCGCGGACAAGAACGTGTCGCTCCTGTCTCATCGCGCGTTCCACTAG
- a CDS encoding glycerophosphodiester phosphodiesterase family protein, whose protein sequence is MRRVRAGILVSVALLASAAVTPAYAGNDPRTFDLQAHRGGIAMTVENTLPAFARALELGVSTLELDVQITEDGYAVVTHDRDPNPAKCVDTEPAFSGDPEFPYVPSRTYIKDLTLAQVRTIDCGSLRQPQFPGQELSPGERIPLLSEVFALVNSYHAGQVKLNVETKVEAGAPEQTAPREQFVRVVLAEIRRAHIRNQVTIQSFDWGALKRVREVEPRLPIVALTNGQQFLQQGVPGASPWLGGIDIDDFDGSLQERYVAAADSFGADAVSPVHGDPQGGSVSDPGYVPFTTQELVDAAHARGMAVVPWTVDDVATMEHLIGLGIDGLITDKPDVLRDVLAQHGYKLPRAYEGRS, encoded by the coding sequence ATGAGACGTGTCCGAGCAGGCATCCTCGTGTCCGTCGCGCTCCTGGCGAGTGCGGCCGTCACACCGGCGTACGCCGGGAACGATCCTCGTACCTTCGACCTCCAGGCGCATCGCGGTGGGATTGCGATGACGGTGGAGAACACGTTGCCCGCCTTCGCGCGGGCGCTCGAGCTGGGAGTCAGCACCCTCGAGCTCGACGTGCAGATCACCGAGGACGGCTACGCGGTCGTGACGCACGACCGGGACCCGAACCCGGCCAAGTGCGTCGACACCGAGCCGGCCTTCTCCGGCGACCCCGAGTTCCCGTACGTCCCGAGCCGGACCTATATCAAGGACCTCACGCTCGCCCAGGTGCGCACGATCGACTGTGGGTCGCTGCGACAGCCACAGTTCCCCGGCCAGGAGTTGTCGCCGGGGGAGCGGATACCGTTGCTCTCGGAGGTGTTCGCGCTGGTCAACAGCTACCACGCCGGCCAGGTCAAGCTGAATGTGGAGACGAAGGTCGAGGCAGGGGCGCCGGAGCAGACTGCGCCGCGCGAGCAGTTCGTACGCGTCGTCCTGGCCGAGATCAGGCGGGCGCACATTCGTAACCAGGTCACCATCCAGAGCTTCGACTGGGGTGCGCTGAAGCGGGTCCGGGAGGTCGAGCCGCGGCTGCCGATCGTCGCGCTGACCAACGGACAGCAGTTCCTCCAGCAGGGAGTGCCGGGCGCCTCGCCGTGGCTGGGCGGGATCGACATCGACGACTTCGACGGATCGCTGCAGGAGCGGTACGTCGCGGCCGCGGACTCGTTCGGGGCGGATGCGGTCTCGCCGGTTCACGGGGATCCGCAGGGCGGCTCGGTGTCCGACCCGGGCTACGTGCCGTTCACGACCCAGGAGCTGGTCGATGCGGCCCACGCCCGCGGGATGGCGGTCGTGCCGTGGACGGTCGACGACGTCGCCACGATGGAGCACCTGATCGGCCTCGGCATCGACGGACTGATCACCGACAAGCCGGACGTGCTCCGCGACGTGCTGGCGCAGCACGGGTACAAGCTGCCGCGCGCATACGAAGGTCGCAGCTGA
- a CDS encoding ATP-binding cassette domain-containing protein codes for MIEAEGLSWTYGTTTILEDVDVASHEGRVLGLIGPNGSGKTTLLRLLYGALRASGTVEIDGDELTGLPAKEVARRLAVVVQESGSDTTLTAGEMVLLGRTPHLSAFARAGGHDLKIAAECLERVGGTHLGPRSFAALSGGERQRVLIARALAQEATHLLLDEPTNHLDIRYQHEILSLVRKLGTTAIVVLHDLNLAARYCDDLVLLDRRGVAARGTVDEVLRPEILEPVYGIDVERLELREEIHLLFHSLS; via the coding sequence GTGATCGAGGCCGAGGGCCTGTCCTGGACGTACGGCACCACGACCATCCTCGAGGACGTCGACGTCGCCTCCCACGAGGGTCGGGTCCTGGGTCTGATCGGGCCAAACGGAAGCGGCAAGACCACACTGCTCCGGCTGCTCTACGGAGCTCTTCGCGCCAGCGGCACCGTCGAGATCGACGGCGACGAGCTCACCGGGCTCCCCGCGAAGGAGGTCGCCCGCCGGCTGGCCGTCGTCGTCCAGGAGTCCGGCAGCGACACAACCCTGACCGCCGGCGAGATGGTGCTGCTGGGACGTACGCCGCACCTGTCCGCATTCGCCAGGGCCGGTGGACACGACCTGAAGATCGCCGCGGAGTGCCTCGAGCGCGTCGGCGGGACCCACCTCGGTCCACGCTCCTTCGCCGCCCTCTCCGGCGGCGAGCGGCAGCGGGTGCTCATCGCCCGGGCGCTGGCCCAGGAGGCGACCCATCTGCTCCTCGACGAGCCGACCAACCACCTCGACATCCGCTACCAGCACGAGATCCTCTCCCTGGTGCGAAAGCTCGGGACGACGGCGATCGTCGTGCTCCACGACCTCAACCTGGCGGCCCGCTACTGCGACGACTTGGTGCTGCTCGACCGGCGCGGCGTCGCTGCACGGGGCACGGTCGACGAGGTTCTCCGCCCCGAGATCCTGGAGCCGGTCTACGGCATCGACGTCGAGCGGCTCGAGCTGCGCGAGGAGATCCATCTCCTCTTCCACTCGTTGAGCTGA
- the rpoB gene encoding DNA-directed RNA polymerase subunit beta: protein MAARTSSGDSTPRRISFAKISEPLELPKLLALQTDSFDWLIGNERWQEQVAAREAAGEDVSHKSGLQEIFEEISPIEDFSETMSLSFESPVFYDPKYTVEECKEKDFTYSAPLYVSAEFTNNDTGEIKGQTVFMGDFPLMTEQGTFVINGTERVVVSQLVRSPGVYFERTADKTSDKDIYTAKLIPSRGAWLEFEIDKRDLVGVRLDRKRKQNVTVLLKALGWTNEQIREEFGEYESMMLTLEKDSTTAQDDALLDIYRKLRPGEPPTREAAQTLLNNYYFNPKRYDTAKVGRYKVNKKLGLTEAFDQQTLTVDDIVATIKYIVALHDGRAQLEMPAGMTDVAADDIDHFGNRRMRTVGELIQNQLRTGLARMERVVRERMTTQDVEAITPQSLINIRPVVAALKEFFGTSQLSQFMDQNNPLAGLTHKRRLSALGPGGLSRDRAGMEVRDVHPSHYGRMCPIETPEGPNIGLIGSLASFGRINPFGFVETPYRKVENGVVTDKIDYLTADDEDRYVIAQANAAVDENMKFATERVLVRQRDGEVSELLADEVDYIDVSPRQMVSVATALIPFLEHDDANRALMGANMQRQAVPLVRSDSPLVGTGIEYRAAVDAGDVLLAKKAGVVKEVSSDLIETLNDDGTYTSYKLAKFERSNQGNCVNQQPLVDEGTRVEVGSPLADGPATQGAEMALGANLLVAFQSWQGHNYEDAIILSQRLVQQDYLTSIHIEEHEVDARDTKLGPEEITRDIPNVSEEMLADLDERGIIRIGAEVTTGDILVGKVTPKGETELTPEERLLRAIFGEKAREVRDTSMKVPHGEEGTVIGVRVFDREEGDELPPGVNQLVRVYVAQKRKISVGDKLAGRHGNKGVIAKILPVEDMPFMEDGTPVDVLLNPLGVPRRMNIGQVLELHLGWLAKQGWDLNLSEDPEDSAWKQRLIKIHADKADPGTKVATPVFDGAREDEITGLLSATLPNRDGRRVVGTDGKARLFDGRSGEPFPEPVAVGYMYILKLHHLVDDKIHARSTGPYSMITQQPLGGKAQFGGQRFGEMEVWAMEAYGAAYALQELLTIKSDDVPGRVKVYEAIVKGENIPDSGIPESFKVLVKEMQSLCLNVEVLSQDGSAIELRDAEEDVFRAAEELGIDLSRREPSSVEEV, encoded by the coding sequence TTGGCCGCGCGCACCTCGTCGGGTGACTCCACCCCTCGCCGCATCTCTTTCGCAAAGATCTCAGAGCCTCTCGAGCTTCCCAAGCTCCTCGCCCTCCAGACCGACAGCTTCGACTGGTTGATCGGTAACGAGCGCTGGCAGGAGCAGGTTGCCGCCCGCGAAGCAGCGGGTGAGGACGTGTCTCACAAGTCCGGTCTGCAGGAGATCTTCGAGGAGATCTCCCCGATCGAGGACTTCTCGGAGACGATGTCCCTCTCGTTCGAGAGCCCTGTCTTCTACGACCCCAAGTACACCGTCGAGGAGTGCAAGGAGAAGGACTTCACCTACTCCGCGCCTCTCTATGTCTCGGCGGAGTTCACCAACAACGACACTGGCGAGATCAAGGGCCAGACGGTCTTCATGGGTGACTTCCCGCTCATGACCGAACAGGGCACCTTCGTCATCAACGGCACCGAGCGCGTCGTCGTCTCGCAGCTCGTCCGGTCCCCGGGTGTCTACTTCGAGCGCACCGCCGACAAGACGTCCGACAAGGACATCTACACAGCCAAGCTGATCCCGAGCCGTGGTGCCTGGCTCGAGTTCGAGATCGACAAGCGCGACCTGGTCGGCGTCCGCCTCGACCGCAAGCGCAAGCAGAACGTCACGGTGCTGCTCAAGGCCCTCGGCTGGACCAACGAGCAGATCCGCGAGGAGTTCGGCGAGTACGAGTCGATGATGCTGACCCTGGAGAAGGACAGCACCACCGCTCAGGACGACGCGCTGCTCGACATCTACCGCAAGCTGCGCCCGGGCGAGCCCCCCACGCGTGAGGCCGCGCAGACGCTGCTGAACAACTACTACTTCAACCCGAAGCGCTACGACACCGCCAAGGTCGGTCGCTACAAGGTCAACAAGAAGCTCGGTCTGACCGAGGCCTTCGACCAGCAGACGCTGACCGTCGACGACATCGTCGCGACGATCAAGTACATCGTCGCGCTGCACGACGGGCGCGCGCAGCTCGAGATGCCGGCCGGCATGACCGACGTTGCCGCCGACGACATCGACCACTTCGGCAACCGCCGGATGCGTACGGTCGGCGAGCTGATCCAGAACCAGCTGCGTACGGGTCTTGCTCGTATGGAGCGCGTGGTGCGCGAGCGGATGACGACCCAGGACGTCGAGGCGATCACGCCGCAGTCCCTGATCAACATCCGTCCCGTGGTCGCTGCGCTGAAGGAGTTCTTCGGCACCTCGCAGCTCTCGCAGTTCATGGACCAGAACAACCCGCTCGCGGGCCTGACGCACAAGCGGCGTCTGTCGGCTCTGGGCCCGGGTGGTCTCTCCCGTGACCGCGCCGGCATGGAGGTCCGAGACGTCCACCCGTCGCACTACGGCCGGATGTGCCCGATCGAGACCCCTGAAGGTCCCAACATCGGTCTGATCGGTTCGCTGGCCTCCTTCGGTCGGATCAACCCGTTCGGCTTCGTCGAGACGCCCTACCGCAAGGTCGAGAACGGTGTCGTCACCGACAAGATCGACTACCTGACCGCCGACGACGAGGACCGCTACGTCATCGCGCAGGCCAACGCGGCCGTCGACGAGAACATGAAGTTCGCGACCGAGCGCGTGCTGGTCCGCCAGCGCGACGGTGAGGTCTCCGAGCTCCTGGCCGACGAGGTCGACTACATCGACGTCTCGCCGCGCCAGATGGTGTCGGTCGCGACCGCGCTGATCCCGTTCCTCGAGCACGACGACGCCAACCGTGCGCTCATGGGCGCCAACATGCAGCGTCAGGCGGTGCCGCTGGTCCGCAGCGACTCGCCGCTGGTCGGCACGGGCATCGAGTACCGCGCGGCTGTCGACGCCGGTGACGTGCTCCTCGCGAAGAAGGCCGGTGTGGTCAAGGAGGTCTCCTCCGACCTGATCGAGACCCTCAACGACGACGGCACCTACACCAGCTACAAGCTGGCGAAGTTCGAGCGCTCCAACCAGGGCAACTGCGTCAACCAGCAGCCGCTGGTCGACGAGGGCACCCGGGTCGAGGTCGGCTCCCCGCTGGCCGACGGTCCGGCGACCCAGGGTGCCGAGATGGCGCTGGGTGCCAACCTCCTGGTCGCCTTCCAGTCGTGGCAGGGCCACAACTACGAGGACGCGATCATCCTCTCCCAGCGTCTGGTGCAGCAGGACTACCTCACCTCGATCCACATCGAGGAGCACGAGGTCGACGCTCGCGACACCAAGCTGGGCCCGGAGGAGATCACCCGGGACATCCCGAACGTCTCCGAGGAGATGCTGGCCGACCTCGACGAGCGCGGCATCATCCGCATCGGCGCCGAGGTCACCACCGGTGACATCCTCGTCGGCAAGGTCACCCCGAAGGGCGAGACCGAGCTGACCCCGGAGGAGCGCCTGCTCCGCGCGATCTTCGGTGAGAAGGCGCGCGAGGTTCGCGACACCTCGATGAAGGTTCCGCACGGCGAGGAGGGCACCGTCATCGGTGTCCGCGTCTTCGACCGTGAGGAGGGCGACGAGCTGCCCCCGGGCGTGAACCAGCTGGTTCGGGTCTACGTGGCGCAGAAGCGCAAGATCTCCGTGGGTGACAAGCTTGCCGGCCGTCACGGCAACAAGGGCGTCATCGCGAAGATCCTGCCGGTCGAGGACATGCCGTTCATGGAGGACGGCACCCCGGTCGACGTCCTGCTCAACCCGCTCGGTGTCCCGCGTCGTATGAACATCGGACAGGTCCTGGAGCTCCACCTCGGCTGGCTTGCCAAGCAGGGTTGGGACCTCAACCTCTCCGAGGACCCCGAGGACAGCGCCTGGAAGCAGCGCCTGATCAAGATCCACGCCGACAAGGCCGACCCGGGCACCAAGGTGGCCACCCCGGTCTTCGACGGTGCGCGTGAGGACGAGATCACCGGTCTGCTCAGCGCGACCCTCCCCAACCGGGACGGTCGGCGTGTGGTCGGCACCGACGGCAAGGCCCGCCTCTTCGACGGTCGCTCCGGCGAGCCGTTCCCGGAGCCGGTGGCCGTGGGCTACATGTACATCCTCAAGCTGCACCACCTGGTCGACGACAAGATCCACGCGCGTTCGACCGGTCCGTACTCGATGATCACCCAGCAGCCGCTCGGCGGTAAGGCCCAGTTCGGTGGCCAGCGCTTCGGTGAGATGGAGGTCTGGGCGATGGAGGCGTACGGCGCCGCCTACGCCCTGCAGGAGCTCCTCACCATCAAGTCCGACGACGTGCCCGGCCGTGTGAAGGTCTACGAGGCGATCGTCAAGGGCGAGAACATCCCCGACTCGGGTATCCCGGAGTCGTTCAAGGTTCTCGTCAAGGAGATGCAGTCGCTGTGCCTGAACGTCGAGGTGCTGAGCCAGGACGGTTCGGCGATCGAGCTTCGTGACGCGGAGGAAGACGTCTTCCGCGCCGCCGAGGAGCTCGGTATCGACCTCTCCCGTCGCGAGCCCTCTTCCGTAGAGGAAGTCTGA
- a CDS encoding DNA-directed RNA polymerase subunit beta' — MLDVNFFDQLKIGLATADEIRAWSHGEVKKPETINYRTLKPERDGLFCEKIFGPTRDWECYCGKYKRVRFKGIICERCGVEVTRSKVRRERMGHIELAAPVTHIWYFKGVPSRLGYLLDLAPKDLEKVIYFAAYMITSVDEDARHRDLSSLEAKVDQQRKMLTSRLDVAINDRAKKLETDLAALEAEGAKSDVKRKVKDGAEREMKQLRDRTEREVNRLDEVWDTFKSLKIQDLMGDELLYREMKTWFGKYFEGHMGATAIQKRLENFDIEAEVESLRETIATGKGQRKVRALKRLKVVDAFRKTGNKPTGMVLDAVPVIPPDLRPMVQLDGGRFATSDLNDLYRRVINRNNRLKRLLDLGAPEIIVNNEKRMLQEAVDSLFDNGRRGRPVTGPGNRPLKSLSDMLKGKQGRFRQNLLGKRVDYSGRSVIVSGPQLKLHQCGLPKQMALELFKPFVMKRLVDLSHAQNIKSAKRMVERARPVVWDVLEEVITEHPVLLNRAPTLHRLGIQAFEPQLIEGKAIQLHPLVCTAFNADFDGDQMAVHLPLSAEAQAEARILMLSTNNILKPSDGRPVTMPTQDMIIGLYFITSDREDEVGAGRAFSSPAEAIMAFDHLEITLQSKVKIRLDDIVPPIGYDVPEGWTEGNPLVLETTLGRVIFNDTLPADYPFVNYEVGKKQLGAIINDLAERYTKVEVAASLDALKDNGFHWATRSGVTVSIDDVTTPPNKAEILETFETQAAKVQKQFERGLVTDEERRQELVEIWTEAAKVVGAAMEKAFDRKNPIYMQVTSGASGNFNQIRQVGAMRGLVANPKGEIIPRPIKSNFREGLSVLEYFISTHGARKGLADTALRTADSGYLTRRLVDVSQDVIIREDDCGTERGLPKVIGVEAGGVVIKDDNAETAAYARTAAVDIEHPSTGEVLAVAGEDLGDVKIEELVRAGIIEVKVRSVLTCEARTGTCAKCYGRSLATGKLVDIGEAVGIIAAQSIGEPGTQLTMRTFHTGGVASADDITQGLPRVVELFEARTPKGVTPISEVAGRIEIEETDKARKVLVTPDDGSEVVEYVVSRRSRLRVGDGDHVDVGSPLTVGTPDPKEVLRILGVRKTQQHLVDEVQQVYRSQGVSIHDKHIEIIVRQMLRRITVLESGDTNLLPSDLADRIDFESENRRVVSEGGKPASGRPELMGITKASLATESWLSAASFQETTRVLTDAAINGRSDSLRGLKENVIIGKLIPAGTGLERYRNIKVEPTDEARAAAYSVTGYDNYDYEFGNTGGQAVALDDFDFGSYQS, encoded by the coding sequence GTGCTCGACGTCAACTTCTTCGATCAGCTCAAGATCGGCCTGGCCACCGCGGACGAGATCCGCGCGTGGAGCCACGGCGAGGTCAAGAAGCCTGAGACCATCAACTATCGCACGCTCAAGCCCGAGCGTGACGGCCTCTTCTGCGAGAAGATCTTCGGTCCCACCCGGGACTGGGAGTGCTACTGCGGCAAGTACAAGCGCGTGCGCTTCAAGGGCATCATCTGCGAGCGCTGTGGCGTCGAGGTCACCCGCTCCAAGGTACGCCGCGAGCGGATGGGCCACATCGAGCTCGCCGCTCCGGTGACCCACATCTGGTACTTCAAGGGCGTCCCGTCGCGGCTGGGCTACCTGCTCGACCTCGCACCGAAGGACCTCGAGAAGGTCATCTACTTCGCTGCGTACATGATCACCTCGGTCGACGAGGACGCGCGTCACCGCGACCTGTCCTCGCTCGAGGCCAAGGTCGACCAGCAGCGCAAGATGCTCACCAGCCGGCTCGACGTGGCGATCAACGACCGCGCCAAGAAGCTCGAGACCGACCTGGCCGCGCTCGAGGCCGAGGGCGCCAAGTCCGACGTCAAGCGCAAGGTCAAGGACGGCGCCGAGCGCGAGATGAAGCAGCTGCGCGACCGCACCGAGCGTGAGGTCAACCGTCTCGACGAGGTCTGGGACACCTTCAAGAGCCTGAAGATCCAGGATCTCATGGGCGACGAGCTGCTCTACCGCGAGATGAAGACCTGGTTCGGGAAGTACTTCGAGGGCCACATGGGCGCCACGGCGATCCAGAAGCGCCTCGAGAACTTCGACATCGAGGCCGAGGTCGAGAGCCTGCGCGAGACCATCGCCACCGGCAAGGGTCAGCGCAAGGTCCGCGCGCTCAAGCGTCTCAAGGTCGTCGACGCCTTCCGCAAGACCGGCAACAAGCCGACCGGCATGGTGCTCGACGCCGTCCCGGTCATCCCGCCGGACCTGCGCCCGATGGTGCAGCTCGACGGTGGCCGCTTCGCGACCTCCGATCTCAACGACCTCTACCGTCGTGTGATCAACCGCAACAACCGCCTCAAGCGTCTCCTCGACCTCGGTGCCCCCGAGATCATCGTGAACAACGAGAAGCGGATGCTGCAGGAGGCCGTCGACTCGCTGTTCGACAACGGTCGTCGTGGCCGCCCGGTCACCGGGCCGGGCAACCGTCCGCTGAAGTCGCTCTCCGACATGCTCAAGGGCAAGCAGGGTCGCTTCCGTCAGAACCTGCTCGGTAAGCGCGTCGACTACTCCGGCCGTTCGGTCATCGTGTCGGGTCCGCAGCTCAAGCTGCACCAGTGCGGTCTGCCGAAGCAGATGGCCCTGGAGCTGTTCAAGCCGTTCGTGATGAAGCGCCTGGTGGACCTGAGCCACGCTCAGAACATCAAGTCCGCCAAGCGGATGGTCGAGCGTGCTCGCCCGGTCGTGTGGGACGTCCTCGAAGAGGTCATCACCGAGCACCCGGTTCTGCTGAACCGTGCGCCCACCCTGCACCGCCTTGGCATCCAGGCCTTCGAGCCTCAGCTGATCGAGGGTAAGGCCATCCAGCTGCACCCGCTCGTCTGCACCGCGTTCAACGCGGACTTCGACGGTGACCAGATGGCTGTCCACCTGCCGCTGTCGGCGGAGGCCCAGGCCGAGGCTCGCATCCTGATGCTCTCGACCAACAACATCCTCAAGCCGTCCGACGGTCGTCCGGTCACCATGCCGACCCAGGACATGATCATCGGTCTCTACTTCATCACCTCGGACCGCGAGGACGAGGTCGGTGCGGGTCGTGCGTTCTCGTCCCCGGCCGAGGCCATCATGGCCTTCGACCACCTCGAGATCACGCTGCAGTCCAAGGTCAAGATCCGTCTCGACGACATCGTCCCGCCGATCGGCTACGACGTGCCGGAGGGCTGGACCGAGGGCAACCCGCTCGTGCTCGAGACCACGCTGGGCCGGGTGATCTTCAACGACACCCTGCCGGCCGACTACCCCTTCGTGAACTACGAGGTCGGTAAGAAGCAGCTCGGCGCGATCATCAACGACCTGGCCGAGCGTTACACCAAGGTCGAGGTCGCGGCGTCGCTGGACGCGCTCAAGGACAACGGCTTCCACTGGGCCACCCGTTCGGGTGTCACGGTCTCCATCGACGACGTCACCACGCCGCCGAACAAGGCCGAGATCCTGGAGACGTTCGAGACGCAGGCTGCCAAGGTGCAGAAGCAGTTCGAGCGTGGTCTTGTCACCGACGAGGAGCGCCGTCAGGAGCTCGTCGAGATCTGGACCGAGGCCGCCAAGGTCGTCGGTGCTGCCATGGAGAAGGCGTTCGACCGCAAGAACCCGATCTACATGCAGGTCACCTCGGGCGCTTCGGGTAACTTCAACCAGATCCGTCAGGTCGGCGCCATGCGAGGCCTGGTGGCCAACCCGAAGGGCGAGATCATCCCGCGGCCGATCAAGTCGAACTTCCGCGAGGGTCTCTCCGTCCTGGAGTACTTCATCTCCACCCACGGCGCTCGTAAGGGTCTGGCCGACACCGCGCTGCGTACCGCCGACTCGGGTTACCTGACCCGTCGTCTGGTGGACGTCTCGCAGGACGTCATCATCCGTGAGGACGACTGCGGCACCGAGCGCGGTCTGCCGAAGGTCATCGGAGTCGAGGCCGGCGGCGTCGTCATCAAGGACGACAACGCCGAGACCGCTGCGTACGCTCGCACGGCTGCCGTCGACATCGAGCACCCGTCGACCGGCGAGGTTCTCGCGGTCGCCGGCGAGGACCTGGGCGACGTCAAGATCGAGGAGCTGGTTCGCGCCGGCATCATCGAGGTCAAGGTCCGTTCGGTCCTCACCTGTGAGGCCCGCACGGGTACGTGTGCCAAGTGCTACGGCCGCTCGCTGGCCACCGGCAAGCTCGTCGACATCGGTGAGGCGGTCGGCATCATCGCCGCCCAGTCCATCGGTGAGCCCGGCACCCAGCTGACCATGCGTACGTTCCACACCGGTGGTGTGGCCTCGGCCGACGACATCACGCAGGGTCTGCCGCGTGTCGTCGAGCTCTTCGAGGCGCGTACGCCGAAGGGTGTCACGCCGATCTCCGAGGTCGCCGGTCGCATCGAGATCGAGGAGACCGACAAGGCCCGCAAGGTCCTGGTCACTCCCGACGACGGCTCCGAGGTCGTGGAGTACGTGGTCTCGCGTCGCTCGCGTCTGCGGGTCGGCGACGGTGACCACGTCGACGTCGGCTCGCCGCTGACCGTCGGTACGCCGGACCCCAAGGAGGTCCTCCGTATCCTCGGTGTCCGCAAGACGCAGCAGCACCTCGTTGACGAGGTCCAGCAGGTCTACCGGTCCCAGGGCGTGTCCATCCACGACAAGCACATCGAGATCATCGTGCGGCAGATGCTGCGCCGGATCACGGTGCTCGAGTCCGGGGACACCAACCTGCTGCCGTCCGACCTGGCCGACCGCATCGACTTCGAGTCGGAGAACCGGCGCGTGGTCTCCGAGGGCGGCAAGCCGGCCTCGGGTCGTCCGGAGTTGATGGGCATCACCAAGGCCTCGCTCGCTACGGAGTCCTGGCTGTCGGCGGCCTCCTTCCAGGAGACCACCCGCGTCCTCACCGACGCTGCCATCAACGGCCGCTCCGACTCGCTGCGCGGTCTGAAGGAGAACGTCATCATCGGTAAGCTCATCCCGGCCGGCACCGGCCTGGAGCGCTACCGCAACATCAAGGTCGAGCCGACCGATGAGGCTCGCGCCGCGGCGTACTCCGTCACCGGTTACGACAACTACGACTACGAGTTCGGCAACACCGGCGGCCAGGCCGTCGCGCTGGACGACTTCGACTTCGGTTCCTACCAGTCGTGA